GCAGCGCCACCGCCGTGGACCTGTTCGAAACGCTCCCCGGCTTCGCGGGCAGCGGCGGCGTCTGCGGCGTGGCCGTCGCGGTGTTCGACGAGCCGTGGACGTCGGCGTTCTTCGACGACCGGAAGCAGTTCGGCGTCGCCGCGGACGGTCTGCGCCTGTCCGGGCCTTCGCCGGATTCGGTCGCGGAGTTCCTCGCTCTGGCGTTGACGCGGCTGCCGCCTCGCCCGCCGGCGCCGGGCGAAGGGCTGTACCTCGACGCCGATGAGCGCGGCGTGCTCGAGCCCGAACAGGAGTGCCTGGTCTTCGATCTGATGGAGGACCTGCGCCGGAAGCGGCTCGGCACCGTCCAGATCGACATCGCCCGCGACGGCTCGCGGCGGCTGTGGGAGATGCTGGCGTTCGTCGACGACGAGCGCGGCCGGCACCTGGCGGCGCTGGGCAGACGCCGGGGCGGCCACCGTCGGTTCTGGTGGCTGCCCGGTAGCGTGGACAGGCTCGCGGAGTTCGTCGAGGGGCGGGTGCCGGAGCATGCCTGAGCCGCTCGGCGACCACTCGCCGAACGATGTCGCCTACTCGAACATATGTGCGAGAAATTGTCGGTGCCAGGGTGTTCAATCGAAGGGTGAACACTTCAGTCGCCGTCTTCGACGTCATCGACGAGGTCATCGCCCCGCTGTCGGCCGAGGTGCCGGAGCGGCCCTCGGTGATGGAGTTCTACGACCCCGAGTTCGAGATCCCGCCGGTGCTGGCGGACACCGAGCCGCTGCCGGGTCGTCGCTCCTCGCCCGCGCTGAGCCTCGCCGACGAGGTGGAGCAGTACACCCGGTTCGTCGCCGGGATGGCCGCGATCGGTCTCGCCCCGGGCGGCGAGGTCACGGCGGAAGCCGTCGGGCTGTACCGGGCGCTGCGGGGCGGCTTCATCCGCGGCGTGGTCACCGGTGTCTTCCCGGCTCGGCGGGAGCCGTGGGAGGTCCGGTTCTTCGGCGACGAGGACTACACCACGGTGCTGCACAAGCTGGGCAACCGCGCGCGCCTGCGGTCCGGCTTC
This genomic window from Amycolatopsis mongoliensis contains:
- a CDS encoding ESX secretion-associated protein EspG, whose protein sequence is MNTSVAVFDVIDEVIAPLSAEVPERPSVMEFYDPEFEIPPVLADTEPLPGRRSSPALSLADEVEQYTRFVAGMAAIGLAPGGEVTAEAVGLYRALRGGFIRGVVTGVFPARREPWEVRFFGDEDYTTVLHKLGNRARLRSGFLSELPGWVFDGLPDRPPGPGQHLRIETDEGGLIPRRCERAVELIRECAARPRLGTVLVDLAVRDAILAEYPHGAFGLVDNDLGRYQFSAAVGRTGRWTVTWGPASRSTAEQWIVEAVQSHA